The Salminus brasiliensis chromosome 3, fSalBra1.hap2, whole genome shotgun sequence genome contains a region encoding:
- the cgnb gene encoding cingulin isoform X3, with amino-acid sequence MSSLSADRKPPLDYGVQIRFIKDLDDTGGGYAERSRGAGGVSGTGGAGTPPSNKYGVAVRVQGISGQPYVVLKDGDKGDSYGVQLKTQPQAQTAAPGHSSAVSNLPNVQRDGAQTPNPYDPVGQSTLQEEETGEYGSPLRRPPGDGQAGSQGDVEVATAEHPISASPASGLEKKDFGELNEAGLRRVGQNNFGTAVNGAGLNGPLKKGCAFPESFPESPKPVTLKEEPVEAIDTKSLAPINKLISKFNNNSPSNATSSMPSQTRGRSGARTRLQFDDRKRSRSLDARKEQKEEPSSSPTINPYAPTITPTTASTLNSPKPTTYSSLGRNSSSVAKVPAVPASKPPTFNQSPKNFVAKEIPPSIPKKPMTPELLRNQSESTGSMNEKEAQVKQAIYNILREGSIESEPALRRKAGLIHERFSEVKSPQAASAANNVRTAPEETEKKDRQLQQQLEHTKRELQHAQDQLVELRMEKEGVESRLHQQEDQLAQLQEELRRVSENTTQTDSLHTDLMTIQAELAEAVMLRHKQDETLRMRERELTALKGALKDEVASHDREMEALREQYSQDMEALQQSMEHVSQSQQEIEEERQKVNTSILALEEELDGYREQGDHWKEQMSSVKQERGQHSAFQKLLQAQQEKKELEEKLFSMKNALCETDSKSLTQELQRCQNDLEQARSKLKEQNKELVKMEEELKSVMETSENKEQQLKAEIEKLKDQSKKDKEELAKGLEKTQSPVLSQDTATTKENSLELQEANTRLRERLARMSRLHSSVLDGGGSEALEEENRSLRTQLEEARRGLSRLGQEKEELSRRLEEREKERESLRRGKSDLEEQKRLLDRSLEKMNKEMEMMMGDSRQSVQVLQSQLDEFRDRSRRELQDTQRISKDRLAELQRSQNNLKAAQEEVSRLKKDLLVSSEERDSAQLDKELLSSRLKHLESELDTERTSQTDRSREIRLLEDKVKTLEIELDEEKTGTELLNDRITRSREQMDQLRSELMQERSARHDLEMDKSSLERQIKELKSRIADAEGLSRPSAGVALLESKIQELEDRVRSEEREKTSILAAQRRMERKLKDVNATLDQERNQHAEQRDQLSLRVKALKRQVDESEGEVERLEGVRRKVLRELEEQQELKEALQAKVSTLENELKSFEECFVLKGGRVSRRGVQLWGPL; translated from the exons ATGAGCTCCCTCTCAGCAGACAGAAAGCCTCCTCTGGACTACGGTGTCCAGATCCGCTTTATCAAAGACTTGGATGACACCGGTGGAGGCTATGCAGAGAGGAGTCGAGGGGCTGGAGGAGTGAGTGGTACTGGTGGGGCTGGAACACCCCCATCCAATAAATATGGAGTTGCAGTAAGAGTTCAGGGCATTTCAGGACAGCCCTATGTGGTACTGAAGGATGGGGACAAGGGGGACTCTTATGGGGTACAGCTGAAGACCCAACCACAGGCACAGACCGCAGCCCCTGGGCATTCTTCCGCAGTCAGCAACCTGCCTAATGTTCAGCGTGATGGAGCTCAGACTCCTAACCCTTATGACCCAGTTGGGCAGTCAACCTTGCAAGAGGAAGAGACTGGTGAATATGGGAGTCCCTTGAGGAGGCCACCTGGTGATGGACAGGCAGGGAGTCAAGGAGATGTGGAGGTAGCAACTGCAGAACATCCCATCTCTGCTTCTCCAGCCAGTGGTTTGGAAAAGAAAGACTTTGGAGAGCTGAATGAGGCGGGGCTTAGACGTGTTGGGCAGAATAATTTTGGAACGGCTGTGAATGGGGCAGGATTAAATGGGCCACTAAAAAAGGGGTGTGCCTTTCCAGAATCTTTCCCAGAATCTCCTAAACCGGTCACATTAAAGGAAGAGCCAGTCGAAGCCATCGACACTAAATCTTTAGCGCCTATTAATAAGCTCATCAGTAAGTTTAACAACAATAGCCCAAGCAATGCCACGTCTAGCATGCCGAGTCAGACTAGAGGGCGCTCTGGAGCTCGAACACGTCTACAGTTTGATGATCGAAAGCGCTCTCGCAGCTTGGATGCCCGCAAAGAACAGAAAGAAGAGCCTTCATCCTCACCAACCATAAACCCCTATGCTCCTACCATTACCCCCACCACAGCCTCCACTCTGAACTCTCCCAAACCAACAACTTACAGCAGTCTTGGACGAAACTCTTCCTCTGTCGCCAAGGTACCTGCAGTTCCTGCCTCAAAACCACCTACGTTTAATCAGTCACCAAAGAACTTTGTTGCCAAGGAAATACCACCTTCCATACCAAAGAAGCCG ATGACCCCTGAGCTTCTGCGGAACCAAAGTGAAAGTACAGGTTCAATGAATGAAAAGGAAGCTCAAGTAAAACAAGCTATCTACAACATTCTCAGAGAGGG GTCTATTGAGAGTGAGCCGGCCCTAAGACGCAAAGCGGGCCTCATTCATGAACGGTTCAGTGAGGTGAAG AGTCCCCAGGCTGCCTCAGCAGCCAATAATGTGAGGACTGCACCAGAGGAGACTGAGAAGAAGGACAGGCAGCTACAGCAGCAACTAGAGCACACCAAGAGAGAACTGCAGCATGCCCAGGACCA ATTGGTTGAGCTGCGCATGGAGAAGGAAGGAGTGGAGTCTCGCTTACATCAGCAGGAGGATCAGCTGGCTCAGCTTCAGGAGGAGCTGAGAAGAGTATCTGAGAACACGACTCAAACAGACTCACTACACACG GACTTGATGACAATACAGGCAGAGCTTGCCGAGGCAGTGATGTTGCGGCACAAACAGGATGAGACTCTGCgcatgagagagagggagttaacTGCCCTGAAGGGGGCGCTGAAGGATGAGGTGGCCTCCCATGATAGAGAGATGGAGGCTCTGAGGGAGCAATATAGCCAAGACATGGAGGCGCTTCAACAGAGCATGGAACATGTTTCACag TCACAGCAGGAGATAGAAGAGGAGCGACAAAAGGTGAATACTTCTATTCTGGCCCTGGAAGAGGAACTGGACGGCTACAGGGAGCAGGGTGATCACTGGAAGGAGCAGATGTCTTCAGTCAAACAAGA GCGAGGGCAGCACAGCGCATTTCAAAA GCTGCTGCAGGCTCAGCAGGAAAAGAAagagctggaggagaaactgttcaGCATGAAGAATGCGTTGTGTGAAACCGATTCAAAGTCTTTAACTCAG GAGTTGCAGCGTTGCCAAAATGATTTAGAGCAGGCACGTTCAAAACTTAAGGAACAGAATAAGGAGCtggtgaagatggaggaggagctcAAATCAGTGATGGAGACCAGTGAAAACAAAGAACAGCAGCTGAAGGCTGAGATTGAAAAACTGAAGGATCAGTCAAAGAAGGACAAAGAGGAACTTGCCAAAGGGCTTGAGAAAACACAA TCACCAGTCTTGTCTCAGGATACTGCTACTACCAAAGAAAATTCCCTTGAGCTTCAAGAGGCCAACACTCGCCTTAGAGAAAGACTGGCTCGCATG TCACGGCTGCACTCCAGTGTCCTAGATGGTGGTGGTTCAGAAGCTCTTGAAGAGGAGAACCGGAGCCTGCGAACACAGTTGGAAGAAGCTCGGCGTGGGTTGTCCCGGCTGGGGCAGGAAAAAGAGGAACTCAGTCGAcggctggaggagagagagaaggagagggagtcCCTGCGACGGGGGAAGTCTGACTTGGAGGAGCAGAAAAGATTGCTTGACCGATCGCTGGAGAAGATGAataaagag ATGGAGATGATGATGGGGGACTCCCGCCAGTCGGTTCAGGTGCTGCAGTCTCAGCTGGATGAGTTTCGAGATCGTTCTCGTAGAGAACTGCAGGACACTCAGAGAATCAGCAAGGACAGACTGGCAGAACTACAGAGGTCACAGAACAACCTCAAAGCAGCACAGGAAGAG GTGTCTCGTCTAAAGAAAGATCTTCTGGTGTCGTCTGAAGAGAGGGATAGTGCTCAGCTGGATAAGGAGTTACTGAGTAGTCGTCTTAAGCACCTAGAGAGTGAgctggacacagagaggacctCCCAGACAGACCGCAGCAGAGAGATACGGCTCCTAGAG gataAAGTGAAGACTTTGGAGATTGAGCTGGATGAGGAAAAAACTGGAACAGAATTATTAAATGACCGAATCACACGCAGCCGAGAACAG aTGGATCAGCTCCGCTCTGAGCTGATGCAGGAGCGCTCAGCCAGACATGATCTTGAAATGGACAAGAGTTCACTGGAAAGACAG ATAAAAGAGCTCAAGTCTCGCATAGCTGATGCGGAAGGCCTATCTCGACCATCTGCTGGAGTGGCACTACTGGAAAGCAAAATTCAGGAGCTGGAGGACCGGGTGCGCAGTGAAGAAAG GGAGAAGACCAGCATCCTAGCGGCCCAGAGGAGAATGGAAAGAAAGCTGAAGGATGTCAACGCCACACTAGACCAGGAAAGAAACCAACATGCTGAACAGAGAGACCAG CTCTCCTTGCGTGTAAAGGCCCTGAAGAGGCAGGTGgatgagagtgagggagaggtgGAGAGGTTGGAAGGTGTGAGGCGGAAGGTTctgagggagctggaggagcagcaggagctgAAGGAGGCACTGCAGGCCAAAGTCAGCACGCTGGAAAACGAACTGAA GTCCTTTGAAGAATGCTTTGTTTTGAAAG gagGAAGGGTCAGCAGACGCGGCGTCCAGCTCTGGGGTCCACTTTGA
- the cgnb gene encoding cingulin isoform X1 — protein sequence MSSLSADRKPPLDYGVQIRFIKDLDDTGGGYAERSRGAGGVSGTGGAGTPPSNKYGVAVRVQGISGQPYVVLKDGDKGDSYGVQLKTQPQAQTAAPGHSSAVSNLPNVQRDGAQTPNPYDPVGQSTLQEEETGEYGSPLRRPPGDGQAGSQGDVEVATAEHPISASPASGLEKKDFGELNEAGLRRVGQNNFGTAVNGAGLNGPLKKGCAFPESFPESPKPVTLKEEPVEAIDTKSLAPINKLISKFNNNSPSNATSSMPSQTRGRSGARTRLQFDDRKRSRSLDARKEQKEEPSSSPTINPYAPTITPTTASTLNSPKPTTYSSLGRNSSSVAKVPAVPASKPPTFNQSPKNFVAKEIPPSIPKKPMTPELLRNQSESTGSMNEKEAQVKQAIYNILREGSIESEPALRRKAGLIHERFSEVKSPQAASAANNVRTAPEETEKKDRQLQQQLEHTKRELQHAQDQLVELRMEKEGVESRLHQQEDQLAQLQEELRRVSENTTQTDSLHTDLMTIQAELAEAVMLRHKQDETLRMRERELTALKGALKDEVASHDREMEALREQYSQDMEALQQSMEHVSQSQQEIEEERQKVNTSILALEEELDGYREQGDHWKEQMSSVKQERGQHSAFQKLLQAQQEKKELEEKLFSMKNALCETDSKSLTQELQRCQNDLEQARSKLKEQNKELVKMEEELKSVMETSENKEQQLKAEIEKLKDQSKKDKEELAKGLEKTQSPVLSQDTATTKENSLELQEANTRLRERLARMSRLHSSVLDGGGSEALEEENRSLRTQLEEARRGLSRLGQEKEELSRRLEEREKERESLRRGKSDLEEQKRLLDRSLEKMNKEMEMMMGDSRQSVQVLQSQLDEFRDRSRRELQDTQRISKDRLAELQRSQNNLKAAQEEVSRLKKDLLVSSEERDSAQLDKELLSSRLKHLESELDTERTSQTDRSREIRLLEDKVKTLEIELDEEKTGTELLNDRITRSREQMDQLRSELMQERSARHDLEMDKSSLERQIKELKSRIADAEGLSRPSAGVALLESKIQELEDRVRSEEREKTSILAAQRRMERKLKDVNATLDQERNQHAEQRDQLSLRVKALKRQVDESEGEVERLEGVRRKVLRELEEQQELKEALQAKVSTLENELKRKGQQTRRPALGSTLSSEDEDGYFDSSSIASILTESQLQTTNC from the exons ATGAGCTCCCTCTCAGCAGACAGAAAGCCTCCTCTGGACTACGGTGTCCAGATCCGCTTTATCAAAGACTTGGATGACACCGGTGGAGGCTATGCAGAGAGGAGTCGAGGGGCTGGAGGAGTGAGTGGTACTGGTGGGGCTGGAACACCCCCATCCAATAAATATGGAGTTGCAGTAAGAGTTCAGGGCATTTCAGGACAGCCCTATGTGGTACTGAAGGATGGGGACAAGGGGGACTCTTATGGGGTACAGCTGAAGACCCAACCACAGGCACAGACCGCAGCCCCTGGGCATTCTTCCGCAGTCAGCAACCTGCCTAATGTTCAGCGTGATGGAGCTCAGACTCCTAACCCTTATGACCCAGTTGGGCAGTCAACCTTGCAAGAGGAAGAGACTGGTGAATATGGGAGTCCCTTGAGGAGGCCACCTGGTGATGGACAGGCAGGGAGTCAAGGAGATGTGGAGGTAGCAACTGCAGAACATCCCATCTCTGCTTCTCCAGCCAGTGGTTTGGAAAAGAAAGACTTTGGAGAGCTGAATGAGGCGGGGCTTAGACGTGTTGGGCAGAATAATTTTGGAACGGCTGTGAATGGGGCAGGATTAAATGGGCCACTAAAAAAGGGGTGTGCCTTTCCAGAATCTTTCCCAGAATCTCCTAAACCGGTCACATTAAAGGAAGAGCCAGTCGAAGCCATCGACACTAAATCTTTAGCGCCTATTAATAAGCTCATCAGTAAGTTTAACAACAATAGCCCAAGCAATGCCACGTCTAGCATGCCGAGTCAGACTAGAGGGCGCTCTGGAGCTCGAACACGTCTACAGTTTGATGATCGAAAGCGCTCTCGCAGCTTGGATGCCCGCAAAGAACAGAAAGAAGAGCCTTCATCCTCACCAACCATAAACCCCTATGCTCCTACCATTACCCCCACCACAGCCTCCACTCTGAACTCTCCCAAACCAACAACTTACAGCAGTCTTGGACGAAACTCTTCCTCTGTCGCCAAGGTACCTGCAGTTCCTGCCTCAAAACCACCTACGTTTAATCAGTCACCAAAGAACTTTGTTGCCAAGGAAATACCACCTTCCATACCAAAGAAGCCG ATGACCCCTGAGCTTCTGCGGAACCAAAGTGAAAGTACAGGTTCAATGAATGAAAAGGAAGCTCAAGTAAAACAAGCTATCTACAACATTCTCAGAGAGGG GTCTATTGAGAGTGAGCCGGCCCTAAGACGCAAAGCGGGCCTCATTCATGAACGGTTCAGTGAGGTGAAG AGTCCCCAGGCTGCCTCAGCAGCCAATAATGTGAGGACTGCACCAGAGGAGACTGAGAAGAAGGACAGGCAGCTACAGCAGCAACTAGAGCACACCAAGAGAGAACTGCAGCATGCCCAGGACCA ATTGGTTGAGCTGCGCATGGAGAAGGAAGGAGTGGAGTCTCGCTTACATCAGCAGGAGGATCAGCTGGCTCAGCTTCAGGAGGAGCTGAGAAGAGTATCTGAGAACACGACTCAAACAGACTCACTACACACG GACTTGATGACAATACAGGCAGAGCTTGCCGAGGCAGTGATGTTGCGGCACAAACAGGATGAGACTCTGCgcatgagagagagggagttaacTGCCCTGAAGGGGGCGCTGAAGGATGAGGTGGCCTCCCATGATAGAGAGATGGAGGCTCTGAGGGAGCAATATAGCCAAGACATGGAGGCGCTTCAACAGAGCATGGAACATGTTTCACag TCACAGCAGGAGATAGAAGAGGAGCGACAAAAGGTGAATACTTCTATTCTGGCCCTGGAAGAGGAACTGGACGGCTACAGGGAGCAGGGTGATCACTGGAAGGAGCAGATGTCTTCAGTCAAACAAGA GCGAGGGCAGCACAGCGCATTTCAAAA GCTGCTGCAGGCTCAGCAGGAAAAGAAagagctggaggagaaactgttcaGCATGAAGAATGCGTTGTGTGAAACCGATTCAAAGTCTTTAACTCAG GAGTTGCAGCGTTGCCAAAATGATTTAGAGCAGGCACGTTCAAAACTTAAGGAACAGAATAAGGAGCtggtgaagatggaggaggagctcAAATCAGTGATGGAGACCAGTGAAAACAAAGAACAGCAGCTGAAGGCTGAGATTGAAAAACTGAAGGATCAGTCAAAGAAGGACAAAGAGGAACTTGCCAAAGGGCTTGAGAAAACACAA TCACCAGTCTTGTCTCAGGATACTGCTACTACCAAAGAAAATTCCCTTGAGCTTCAAGAGGCCAACACTCGCCTTAGAGAAAGACTGGCTCGCATG TCACGGCTGCACTCCAGTGTCCTAGATGGTGGTGGTTCAGAAGCTCTTGAAGAGGAGAACCGGAGCCTGCGAACACAGTTGGAAGAAGCTCGGCGTGGGTTGTCCCGGCTGGGGCAGGAAAAAGAGGAACTCAGTCGAcggctggaggagagagagaaggagagggagtcCCTGCGACGGGGGAAGTCTGACTTGGAGGAGCAGAAAAGATTGCTTGACCGATCGCTGGAGAAGATGAataaagag ATGGAGATGATGATGGGGGACTCCCGCCAGTCGGTTCAGGTGCTGCAGTCTCAGCTGGATGAGTTTCGAGATCGTTCTCGTAGAGAACTGCAGGACACTCAGAGAATCAGCAAGGACAGACTGGCAGAACTACAGAGGTCACAGAACAACCTCAAAGCAGCACAGGAAGAG GTGTCTCGTCTAAAGAAAGATCTTCTGGTGTCGTCTGAAGAGAGGGATAGTGCTCAGCTGGATAAGGAGTTACTGAGTAGTCGTCTTAAGCACCTAGAGAGTGAgctggacacagagaggacctCCCAGACAGACCGCAGCAGAGAGATACGGCTCCTAGAG gataAAGTGAAGACTTTGGAGATTGAGCTGGATGAGGAAAAAACTGGAACAGAATTATTAAATGACCGAATCACACGCAGCCGAGAACAG aTGGATCAGCTCCGCTCTGAGCTGATGCAGGAGCGCTCAGCCAGACATGATCTTGAAATGGACAAGAGTTCACTGGAAAGACAG ATAAAAGAGCTCAAGTCTCGCATAGCTGATGCGGAAGGCCTATCTCGACCATCTGCTGGAGTGGCACTACTGGAAAGCAAAATTCAGGAGCTGGAGGACCGGGTGCGCAGTGAAGAAAG GGAGAAGACCAGCATCCTAGCGGCCCAGAGGAGAATGGAAAGAAAGCTGAAGGATGTCAACGCCACACTAGACCAGGAAAGAAACCAACATGCTGAACAGAGAGACCAG CTCTCCTTGCGTGTAAAGGCCCTGAAGAGGCAGGTGgatgagagtgagggagaggtgGAGAGGTTGGAAGGTGTGAGGCGGAAGGTTctgagggagctggaggagcagcaggagctgAAGGAGGCACTGCAGGCCAAAGTCAGCACGCTGGAAAACGAACTGAA gagGAAGGGTCAGCAGACGCGGCGTCCAGCTCTGGGGTCCACTTTGAGCTCAGAGGATGAGGATGGATACTTTGACTCCAGCAGCATCGCATCCATCCTGACAGAATCTCAGCTACAGACTACCAACTGTTAA
- the cgnb gene encoding cingulin isoform X2 has translation MSSLSADRKPPLDYGVQIRFIKDLDDTGGGYAERSRGAGGVSGTGGAGTPPSNKYGVAVRVQGISGQPYVVLKDGDKGDSYGVQLKTQPQAQTAAPGHSSAVSNLPNVQRDGAQTPNPYDPVGQSTLQEEETGEYGSPLRRPPGDGQAGSQGDVEVATAEHPISASPASGLEKKDFGELNEAGLRRVGQNNFGTAVNGAGLNGPLKKGCAFPESFPESPKPVTLKEEPVEAIDTKSLAPINKLISKFNNNSPSNATSSMPSQTRGRSGARTRLQFDDRKRSRSLDARKEQKEEPSSSPTINPYAPTITPTTASTLNSPKPTTYSSLGRNSSSVAKVPAVPASKPPTFNQSPKNFVAKEIPPSIPKKPMTPELLRNQSESTGSMNEKEAQVKQAIYNILREGSIESEPALRRKAGLIHERFSEVKSPQAASAANNVRTAPEETEKKDRQLQQQLEHTKRELQHAQDQLVELRMEKEGVESRLHQQEDQLAQLQEELRRVSENTTQTDSLHTDLMTIQAELAEAVMLRHKQDETLRMRERELTALKGALKDEVASHDREMEALREQYSQDMEALQQSMEHVSQSQQEIEEERQKVNTSILALEEELDGYREQGDHWKEQMSSVKQELLQAQQEKKELEEKLFSMKNALCETDSKSLTQELQRCQNDLEQARSKLKEQNKELVKMEEELKSVMETSENKEQQLKAEIEKLKDQSKKDKEELAKGLEKTQSPVLSQDTATTKENSLELQEANTRLRERLARMSRLHSSVLDGGGSEALEEENRSLRTQLEEARRGLSRLGQEKEELSRRLEEREKERESLRRGKSDLEEQKRLLDRSLEKMNKEMEMMMGDSRQSVQVLQSQLDEFRDRSRRELQDTQRISKDRLAELQRSQNNLKAAQEEVSRLKKDLLVSSEERDSAQLDKELLSSRLKHLESELDTERTSQTDRSREIRLLEDKVKTLEIELDEEKTGTELLNDRITRSREQMDQLRSELMQERSARHDLEMDKSSLERQIKELKSRIADAEGLSRPSAGVALLESKIQELEDRVRSEEREKTSILAAQRRMERKLKDVNATLDQERNQHAEQRDQLSLRVKALKRQVDESEGEVERLEGVRRKVLRELEEQQELKEALQAKVSTLENELKRKGQQTRRPALGSTLSSEDEDGYFDSSSIASILTESQLQTTNC, from the exons ATGAGCTCCCTCTCAGCAGACAGAAAGCCTCCTCTGGACTACGGTGTCCAGATCCGCTTTATCAAAGACTTGGATGACACCGGTGGAGGCTATGCAGAGAGGAGTCGAGGGGCTGGAGGAGTGAGTGGTACTGGTGGGGCTGGAACACCCCCATCCAATAAATATGGAGTTGCAGTAAGAGTTCAGGGCATTTCAGGACAGCCCTATGTGGTACTGAAGGATGGGGACAAGGGGGACTCTTATGGGGTACAGCTGAAGACCCAACCACAGGCACAGACCGCAGCCCCTGGGCATTCTTCCGCAGTCAGCAACCTGCCTAATGTTCAGCGTGATGGAGCTCAGACTCCTAACCCTTATGACCCAGTTGGGCAGTCAACCTTGCAAGAGGAAGAGACTGGTGAATATGGGAGTCCCTTGAGGAGGCCACCTGGTGATGGACAGGCAGGGAGTCAAGGAGATGTGGAGGTAGCAACTGCAGAACATCCCATCTCTGCTTCTCCAGCCAGTGGTTTGGAAAAGAAAGACTTTGGAGAGCTGAATGAGGCGGGGCTTAGACGTGTTGGGCAGAATAATTTTGGAACGGCTGTGAATGGGGCAGGATTAAATGGGCCACTAAAAAAGGGGTGTGCCTTTCCAGAATCTTTCCCAGAATCTCCTAAACCGGTCACATTAAAGGAAGAGCCAGTCGAAGCCATCGACACTAAATCTTTAGCGCCTATTAATAAGCTCATCAGTAAGTTTAACAACAATAGCCCAAGCAATGCCACGTCTAGCATGCCGAGTCAGACTAGAGGGCGCTCTGGAGCTCGAACACGTCTACAGTTTGATGATCGAAAGCGCTCTCGCAGCTTGGATGCCCGCAAAGAACAGAAAGAAGAGCCTTCATCCTCACCAACCATAAACCCCTATGCTCCTACCATTACCCCCACCACAGCCTCCACTCTGAACTCTCCCAAACCAACAACTTACAGCAGTCTTGGACGAAACTCTTCCTCTGTCGCCAAGGTACCTGCAGTTCCTGCCTCAAAACCACCTACGTTTAATCAGTCACCAAAGAACTTTGTTGCCAAGGAAATACCACCTTCCATACCAAAGAAGCCG ATGACCCCTGAGCTTCTGCGGAACCAAAGTGAAAGTACAGGTTCAATGAATGAAAAGGAAGCTCAAGTAAAACAAGCTATCTACAACATTCTCAGAGAGGG GTCTATTGAGAGTGAGCCGGCCCTAAGACGCAAAGCGGGCCTCATTCATGAACGGTTCAGTGAGGTGAAG AGTCCCCAGGCTGCCTCAGCAGCCAATAATGTGAGGACTGCACCAGAGGAGACTGAGAAGAAGGACAGGCAGCTACAGCAGCAACTAGAGCACACCAAGAGAGAACTGCAGCATGCCCAGGACCA ATTGGTTGAGCTGCGCATGGAGAAGGAAGGAGTGGAGTCTCGCTTACATCAGCAGGAGGATCAGCTGGCTCAGCTTCAGGAGGAGCTGAGAAGAGTATCTGAGAACACGACTCAAACAGACTCACTACACACG GACTTGATGACAATACAGGCAGAGCTTGCCGAGGCAGTGATGTTGCGGCACAAACAGGATGAGACTCTGCgcatgagagagagggagttaacTGCCCTGAAGGGGGCGCTGAAGGATGAGGTGGCCTCCCATGATAGAGAGATGGAGGCTCTGAGGGAGCAATATAGCCAAGACATGGAGGCGCTTCAACAGAGCATGGAACATGTTTCACag TCACAGCAGGAGATAGAAGAGGAGCGACAAAAGGTGAATACTTCTATTCTGGCCCTGGAAGAGGAACTGGACGGCTACAGGGAGCAGGGTGATCACTGGAAGGAGCAGATGTCTTCAGTCAAACAAGA GCTGCTGCAGGCTCAGCAGGAAAAGAAagagctggaggagaaactgttcaGCATGAAGAATGCGTTGTGTGAAACCGATTCAAAGTCTTTAACTCAG GAGTTGCAGCGTTGCCAAAATGATTTAGAGCAGGCACGTTCAAAACTTAAGGAACAGAATAAGGAGCtggtgaagatggaggaggagctcAAATCAGTGATGGAGACCAGTGAAAACAAAGAACAGCAGCTGAAGGCTGAGATTGAAAAACTGAAGGATCAGTCAAAGAAGGACAAAGAGGAACTTGCCAAAGGGCTTGAGAAAACACAA TCACCAGTCTTGTCTCAGGATACTGCTACTACCAAAGAAAATTCCCTTGAGCTTCAAGAGGCCAACACTCGCCTTAGAGAAAGACTGGCTCGCATG TCACGGCTGCACTCCAGTGTCCTAGATGGTGGTGGTTCAGAAGCTCTTGAAGAGGAGAACCGGAGCCTGCGAACACAGTTGGAAGAAGCTCGGCGTGGGTTGTCCCGGCTGGGGCAGGAAAAAGAGGAACTCAGTCGAcggctggaggagagagagaaggagagggagtcCCTGCGACGGGGGAAGTCTGACTTGGAGGAGCAGAAAAGATTGCTTGACCGATCGCTGGAGAAGATGAataaagag ATGGAGATGATGATGGGGGACTCCCGCCAGTCGGTTCAGGTGCTGCAGTCTCAGCTGGATGAGTTTCGAGATCGTTCTCGTAGAGAACTGCAGGACACTCAGAGAATCAGCAAGGACAGACTGGCAGAACTACAGAGGTCACAGAACAACCTCAAAGCAGCACAGGAAGAG GTGTCTCGTCTAAAGAAAGATCTTCTGGTGTCGTCTGAAGAGAGGGATAGTGCTCAGCTGGATAAGGAGTTACTGAGTAGTCGTCTTAAGCACCTAGAGAGTGAgctggacacagagaggacctCCCAGACAGACCGCAGCAGAGAGATACGGCTCCTAGAG gataAAGTGAAGACTTTGGAGATTGAGCTGGATGAGGAAAAAACTGGAACAGAATTATTAAATGACCGAATCACACGCAGCCGAGAACAG aTGGATCAGCTCCGCTCTGAGCTGATGCAGGAGCGCTCAGCCAGACATGATCTTGAAATGGACAAGAGTTCACTGGAAAGACAG ATAAAAGAGCTCAAGTCTCGCATAGCTGATGCGGAAGGCCTATCTCGACCATCTGCTGGAGTGGCACTACTGGAAAGCAAAATTCAGGAGCTGGAGGACCGGGTGCGCAGTGAAGAAAG GGAGAAGACCAGCATCCTAGCGGCCCAGAGGAGAATGGAAAGAAAGCTGAAGGATGTCAACGCCACACTAGACCAGGAAAGAAACCAACATGCTGAACAGAGAGACCAG CTCTCCTTGCGTGTAAAGGCCCTGAAGAGGCAGGTGgatgagagtgagggagaggtgGAGAGGTTGGAAGGTGTGAGGCGGAAGGTTctgagggagctggaggagcagcaggagctgAAGGAGGCACTGCAGGCCAAAGTCAGCACGCTGGAAAACGAACTGAA gagGAAGGGTCAGCAGACGCGGCGTCCAGCTCTGGGGTCCACTTTGAGCTCAGAGGATGAGGATGGATACTTTGACTCCAGCAGCATCGCATCCATCCTGACAGAATCTCAGCTACAGACTACCAACTGTTAA